In Coregonus clupeaformis isolate EN_2021a chromosome 5, ASM2061545v1, whole genome shotgun sequence, the sequence TTGGGGGGAAATATAAGCTTTTCTGTTGAAGGTTACAAGGCAAATAAACTATAGGCTGCACGCCCAATGGCCTTTTCTCTGAACGAATTTTCACTGGGAAAAATAGATTTATAGCCTATTTAAGGCATTGCCGAAGTATTTCGGTCTCTAAAATAGCTTTTTCTTATGCAAATCCTCTATACATATTGAGATATTTACAAAAACAAATATGAGCAGTTCCCAATTGCGCAATAGCAGGAAGTGAAATTCCGGCGACATGCGCTTTCCAGGTAACAGACGACGTAACAACCTTGGGTCAGGTAAACTTCAAACTATTCTATAAAATCCCAAAGGCAGACAGTTGACCAGTAGGGCCACTACCACGGCCTCCACATGGATTTGGAGTAGGTGATAGTGGGCATGTTCTGGGCCTCTTGGTTTTCCAGTGCGTCGGTAGCGCTCTGGTTGTGCTCGCTGTCTGTCTCGTACAGGTCAGAGCACAGGTCCTCGCTGGAGGTGGTGGAGGCGGCGGGGGAGAGGGCCGAGGAAGAGCCGTTGGCTATACTTCTGCATCCGGGTGAGGCTAGGGCCACACACACTGCCTCGCCGGCTGGCCAAGTGCTGCCGTTGTTGCTGGAAGTGTCCGATATTATATCCATAACCATGTCCTGGAAGTGGTCCTCGTTCAAGGGCATACTCTCCAACAGGTGGTTCAGTAGCTCGGCCGCCACCGTCGCGTCTATCCCGGGACAGTTGGACACAAACATATGGACCTCATGCATGCACTGGATGTAGCCTGCTGCAAACCTCTCGCTGGCCTCCCGGTTCAAGATGTCAGTCTCTGAGGAAGAAAGGAAATTAGGCCTACTTAGATTCAATTGCACCTGATATAGGCCTACATCCACTttaatgagtggagaataggGTCAATAGTCTGTGCCATTGCTCACTGCTTACCTTGGGGGCGATCCTTGAGAATGTGCTCCACTTTTTTCACCGTCATCTCCAGAATCTCTGCGTTCTCCACCTTTGACTGAAACCGAGGGGAGACGAAGTGAAAAATATTAGATTTCATTCGCTTCAATGACAGGTATTATTGCAGAGGCTACGCTCAAGCCAATAAGCGCAGCCGCGCCAGGTGAGTCAACAGCGCGGGAGGTGCGCAAAACTCACGTCGGTGTCAGCGAGCAAGATCCGGAGCTCCTGCAAACTCTCATTGATACGAGCACGCCTCTTCTTCTCCACCAAAGGTTTTCTCGCCTGTAACAATGACACATAGGCCTGTTAGTGCGTTTGTAACAATGTAATAACTGCATTACTAGGGTAGGCTACTCTATAGAATGGGATCAGCGACACTACAACCACAGATGCGCCGTACCTTTCTATCCCCTTTAT encodes:
- the LOC121566902 gene encoding transcription cofactor HES-6 translates to MAPSALHIKNGLGMDEDDYYGINKGDRKARKPLVEKKRRARINESLQELRILLADTDSKVENAEILEMTVKKVEHILKDRPQETDILNREASERFAAGYIQCMHEVHMFVSNCPGIDATVAAELLNHLLESMPLNEDHFQDMVMDIISDTSSNNGSTWPAGEAVCVALASPGCRSIANGSSSALSPAASTTSSEDLCSDLYETDSEHNQSATDALENQEAQNMPTITYSKSMWRPW